In the Flavobacterium acetivorans genome, one interval contains:
- a CDS encoding thioredoxin family protein produces the protein MKKDFFILLLLLWAIPSSFAQLKTHSFEEVEQLSKENPKPIVVFTHTNWCKYCKIMENSTFKNPTIIKVLNEHYYFVPFDAETKSDIIFNNHRFQFKPTGTNTGIHELATALATIDNHVAYPSLTILESDNSILFQQASFISAKALMTILDKLK, from the coding sequence ATGAAAAAAGATTTTTTCATACTACTGCTTTTGCTTTGGGCAATTCCATCAAGTTTTGCCCAATTGAAAACTCACAGCTTTGAAGAAGTAGAACAATTGTCAAAAGAAAACCCAAAACCAATTGTCGTTTTTACACATACTAACTGGTGTAAATACTGCAAAATCATGGAAAATTCGACTTTCAAAAACCCAACTATAATCAAAGTATTGAACGAACATTACTATTTCGTTCCATTCGATGCCGAAACCAAAAGCGACATCATTTTCAACAATCATAGATTCCAATTCAAACCTACGGGAACAAATACTGGAATTCACGAATTGGCGACAGCTTTAGCAACTATCGATAATCACGTCGCATATCCATCATTGACGATTCTGGAAAGTGATAACTCTATTTTATTCCAGCAAGCTTCGTTTATTTCGGCAAAAGCCTTAATGACTATCCTTGACAAACTGAAATAA
- a CDS encoding BrxA/BrxB family bacilliredoxin yields the protein MYPEEMVKPMQAELTAAGFQDLHSAEAVENAIKAEGTTLVVVNSVCGCAARNARPGAKMSLEGAKKPDHLITVFAGVDKEAVDAARQHMFPFPPSSPSMALFKNGELVHMLERHHIEGRPAEMIAENLKDAYAEFC from the coding sequence ATGTATCCAGAAGAAATGGTAAAACCAATGCAAGCCGAGTTAACGGCAGCAGGTTTTCAAGATTTACATAGTGCCGAAGCAGTAGAAAACGCAATAAAAGCCGAAGGAACAACTCTAGTGGTTGTAAATTCAGTTTGTGGTTGTGCTGCAAGAAATGCGCGTCCGGGAGCAAAAATGAGCTTAGAAGGAGCAAAAAAACCAGATCATTTAATCACGGTTTTTGCAGGTGTTGACAAAGAAGCAGTAGATGCGGCAAGACAACACATGTTCCCTTTTCCTCCATCTTCTCCATCTATGGCCTTGTTCAAAAACGGTGAATTAGTTCACATGTTAGAGCGTCACCACATTGAAGGTCGCCCAGCAGAAATGATTGCCGAAAACTTGAAAGACGCTTACGCAGAATTCTGTTAA
- a CDS encoding rhodanese-related sulfurtransferase: MQLYNTLSAEERAELIDQAGQQRLTLSFYAYAKIEDPKKFRDDLFLAWNALDALGRIYVAHEGINAQMNVPAENFEAFRETLEVYDFMKGIRLNVAVEHDDHAFLKLTIKVRHKIVADGLNDETFDVTNKGIHLKAKEFNEILEDPNTIVVDFRNHYESEVGHFKGAITPDVETFRESLPIINEQLQDHKEDKNLVMYCTGGIRCEKASAYFKHQGFKKVFQLEGGIINYAKQIEAEGLESKFIGKNFVFDNRLGERITEDIVSQCHQCGKPCDNHTNCANDGCHLLFIQCDDCKAAMENCCSVGCHETIHLPWEEQLKLRKGKQVGNKVFRKGKSENLKFKHSGELTDIALAIAPKTNDIRQKIKVKKVLVGKAEHYYVKAQVGLFTIENQELNVGDKILISGPTTGNQELVLEKMFVNGTEANQAKTGDKVTFTVPFRIRLSDKLYKILD, translated from the coding sequence ATGCAACTGTATAACACCTTAAGCGCAGAAGAAAGAGCCGAACTGATTGATCAAGCTGGCCAACAACGTCTTACGTTGTCTTTCTATGCGTATGCCAAAATTGAAGATCCCAAAAAATTTCGTGACGATTTATTTCTAGCTTGGAATGCACTCGATGCGCTAGGCCGAATTTACGTTGCCCACGAAGGCATCAACGCTCAGATGAACGTTCCTGCCGAAAATTTTGAAGCTTTTAGAGAAACTCTGGAAGTCTATGATTTCATGAAAGGCATCCGTTTGAATGTAGCCGTAGAACATGATGACCATGCGTTTTTAAAACTCACCATTAAAGTGCGTCACAAGATTGTTGCTGACGGACTAAACGACGAAACTTTTGATGTAACCAACAAAGGAATTCACTTAAAAGCCAAGGAATTCAACGAAATTCTAGAAGATCCAAATACTATTGTAGTTGATTTTAGAAATCATTACGAAAGTGAAGTGGGCCATTTTAAAGGCGCTATAACTCCTGACGTAGAAACTTTTAGAGAAAGTTTACCCATAATTAATGAACAACTGCAAGATCACAAAGAAGATAAAAACCTGGTAATGTATTGCACAGGTGGAATTCGTTGTGAAAAAGCAAGTGCTTATTTCAAACACCAAGGTTTTAAAAAAGTTTTCCAATTAGAAGGCGGAATCATCAATTACGCGAAACAAATTGAAGCAGAAGGTTTAGAAAGCAAATTCATTGGAAAAAACTTCGTATTCGACAACCGTTTGGGCGAAAGAATCACCGAAGATATTGTTTCTCAATGCCATCAATGCGGTAAACCTTGCGATAATCATACTAATTGTGCCAACGATGGTTGTCATTTATTGTTCATACAATGTGACGACTGTAAAGCGGCTATGGAAAATTGCTGTTCCGTGGGATGTCACGAAACCATCCATTTACCTTGGGAAGAACAATTGAAATTAAGAAAAGGGAAACAAGTTGGTAACAAAGTATTCCGTAAAGGAAAATCAGAAAATTTAAAATTCAAACATTCTGGAGAACTAACGGATATTGCTTTGGCAATAGCTCCAAAAACAAACGATATTCGTCAAAAAATAAAAGTAAAAAAGGTATTAGTTGGTAAAGCAGAACATTATTATGTAAAAGCACAAGTAGGACTTTTTACCATCGAAAATCAAGAATTGAATGTAGGTGATAAAATATTAATTTCTGGACCTACAACCGGAAACCAAGAATTGGTTTTAGAAAAAATGTTTGTCAACGGAACCGAAGCCAATCAGGCAAAAACGGGTGACAAAGTAACTTTTACAGTACCTTTCCGCATTCGTTTATCTGATAAATTATATAAAATCCTAGACTAA
- a CDS encoding metal-dependent transcriptional regulator: protein MTFSEENYLKAIYHLTVVSNSEVSTNAIAEMMETKASSVTDMIKKLAEKDLVNYKKYQGVSLTESGKLAAKMIVRKHRLWEVFLVEKLDFSWDEVHDIAEQLEHIKSEKLINKLDDFLGNPTEDPHGDPIPNAEGQILKVEKQLLSELVENQKGICVGVKDTSSEFLKYLDKQGIALGSKIEIIGKESFDLSLKIKVDAVDLTISNKIASNLFVKIT, encoded by the coding sequence ATGACCTTTTCAGAAGAAAATTATCTCAAAGCCATATACCATCTTACGGTAGTTTCTAATTCCGAAGTGAGCACGAATGCCATTGCCGAAATGATGGAGACCAAAGCGTCTTCAGTTACCGATATGATTAAGAAATTGGCCGAAAAGGATTTGGTAAACTATAAAAAATACCAAGGCGTCTCTTTGACGGAGAGCGGGAAATTAGCGGCCAAAATGATAGTGAGAAAACACCGTCTTTGGGAAGTTTTCTTGGTCGAAAAATTAGATTTTTCCTGGGATGAGGTACACGATATTGCGGAACAATTAGAGCATATAAAATCAGAAAAGCTGATCAATAAACTAGATGATTTTTTAGGAAATCCAACCGAAGACCCGCATGGTGACCCAATTCCTAATGCTGAAGGGCAGATTTTGAAAGTAGAAAAACAATTACTTTCTGAATTGGTCGAGAATCAAAAAGGGATATGTGTTGGCGTGAAAGATACTTCCTCTGAATTTTTGAAATATCTGGACAAACAAGGAATTGCCCTTGGATCTAAAATTGAAATCATCGGAAAAGAAAGTTTTGATTTATCCTTAAAAATAAAAGTAGATGCTGTTGATTTGACTATTTCCAATAAAATTGCGAGCAATCTTTTTGTGAAAATAACGTAG
- a CDS encoding Nramp family divalent metal transporter: MGKSLEEVHGSVSTQNKKSVFRKILAFFGPAYLISVGYMDPGNWATDIAGGSQFGYSLLWVLLMSNIMALLLQSLSARLGIVTQRDLAQASRETYSKFINYILYFLAEIAIAACDLAEVLGMAIGINLLFGIPLIEGVLITVLDTFLLLFLINKGIRKMEAFIIALVTVIGVSFIFEMIFAQPEMDKVILGLIPSIPSEAALYIAIGIIGATVMPHNLYLHSSLVQTRKFDRSPAGIKQALKYNFIDSTIALNLAFLVNAAILILAAATFYKNGMFEVAEIQDAHQFLEPLLGSKWAPVLFAVALIAAGQSSTITGTLAGQIIMEGYLNLRIQPWVRRIITRLIAIVPAVIVISIFGESVTGKLLILSQVILSLQLGFAIIPLIHFVSDKSKMKGFHIGKATQIASWVVATVIVILNAKLVFDEISGWLETSQNPMVLWLTVVPLAISFLVLLLYIVFKPFVSKAKIDIQNHSPHSLKLEFSKSISCKKSNIAVALDFSRADEAALNNAFELGGIDAVYTLIHVQESVGAIVYGEDVEDHETVIDEKILKEYKKMLFEKGFKVETQLGFGNPNKVIPEIINSGNFDILVMGTHGHTGLRDLIFGTTVDKLRHKISIPLLIAKK; this comes from the coding sequence ATGGGTAAGTCATTAGAAGAGGTTCACGGATCAGTTTCTACACAAAATAAAAAATCAGTTTTCAGGAAAATATTAGCTTTTTTTGGTCCTGCGTACCTGATAAGTGTGGGATATATGGATCCGGGAAATTGGGCGACTGATATTGCCGGAGGTAGTCAGTTTGGGTATTCCTTGCTTTGGGTATTATTGATGAGTAATATCATGGCTTTGTTGTTGCAAAGTTTAAGTGCCCGTTTAGGAATCGTTACTCAACGCGATTTAGCCCAGGCTTCTAGGGAAACTTACTCGAAATTCATTAATTATATTCTTTATTTTTTGGCAGAAATTGCTATTGCTGCTTGTGATCTTGCCGAAGTCTTAGGTATGGCCATTGGTATAAACCTCTTGTTTGGAATTCCGCTGATTGAAGGGGTTCTGATTACGGTATTGGATACTTTTTTATTATTATTTTTGATCAATAAAGGTATTCGTAAAATGGAAGCCTTTATCATTGCTTTGGTGACAGTTATTGGAGTTTCGTTTATTTTTGAAATGATTTTTGCTCAACCGGAGATGGATAAGGTAATCCTGGGTTTAATTCCATCGATACCTAGTGAAGCCGCATTATACATTGCTATTGGTATTATTGGGGCAACGGTTATGCCGCACAATTTGTACCTGCATTCTTCTTTGGTACAAACCAGAAAATTTGATAGAAGCCCTGCCGGAATCAAGCAGGCATTGAAATATAATTTTATCGATTCTACCATTGCCTTAAATTTAGCTTTTCTAGTTAATGCGGCTATTTTAATATTGGCGGCAGCTACATTTTATAAAAATGGGATGTTTGAAGTTGCTGAGATTCAAGATGCACATCAGTTTTTGGAGCCACTTTTGGGAAGCAAATGGGCACCTGTTTTATTTGCTGTCGCTTTGATAGCGGCAGGGCAAAGTTCAACAATAACAGGAACGTTGGCAGGTCAAATTATTATGGAGGGTTATCTAAATTTAAGGATTCAACCTTGGGTGCGCAGAATCATTACCCGATTAATTGCGATAGTTCCTGCCGTTATTGTGATCAGTATTTTTGGCGAAAGCGTAACAGGAAAACTGTTGATTTTAAGTCAGGTGATTCTGAGTTTGCAATTGGGATTTGCTATTATACCACTGATTCATTTTGTGAGCGATAAGTCAAAAATGAAAGGCTTTCACATAGGAAAAGCAACTCAAATTGCTTCTTGGGTTGTTGCTACGGTTATTGTTATCCTAAATGCAAAATTGGTTTTTGATGAAATTAGTGGCTGGCTCGAAACTTCTCAAAATCCAATGGTGTTGTGGCTTACAGTAGTTCCTTTAGCAATAAGTTTTCTGGTTTTACTGTTGTATATTGTCTTTAAGCCATTTGTTTCCAAGGCAAAGATTGACATCCAAAATCATTCGCCACATAGTTTAAAGTTGGAGTTTTCTAAGTCCATAAGTTGTAAAAAAAGTAACATTGCTGTTGCCTTAGATTTTTCCAGAGCCGATGAAGCGGCTTTAAACAATGCTTTTGAATTAGGCGGAATAGATGCCGTATATACCTTAATTCATGTGCAAGAATCCGTTGGTGCCATAGTTTATGGGGAAGATGTAGAGGACCATGAAACCGTAATTGACGAAAAAATACTAAAAGAATACAAAAAAATGCTTTTTGAAAAAGGATTTAAAGTAGAAACCCAATTGGGATTTGGAAATCCAAACAAGGTGATTCCGGAGATTATCAATTCTGGGAATTTTGATATTTTGGTCATGGGAACTCATGGTCATACGGGGTTGAGGGATTTGATTTTTGGAACGACCGTTGATAAGTTACGCCACAAAATTTCTATACCTTTGCTGATTGCTAAAAAGTAG
- a CDS encoding lycopene cyclase family protein, which produces MKHFDYIFTGTGLAALMTVYKMIESGKFTDKSILLIDENSKKDNDRTWCFWETENSIWEKSISKKWESALFGNADFSRSLDLKPYEYNMVKGLDFYNQVFELISKQSNITFANEKVTDINELENHVFVATEKENYTCEKLLNSIYRKSEVENQTQYPVLQQHFIGWFIKSKEAAFNPEQATFMDFSVAQKGNTRFMYVLPSSKTEALLEYTLFSHQLLKKEEYEQEIEKYIQKLGIQNYEITEKEQGSIPMTCYPFWKKNTQKVLNIGTAGGWTKASTGYTFKSSDKKTTQLVAFLLTETDLIKFHKKTKFWFYDLLLLDILDQKNELGASIFSSMFKKGNPSLIFKFLDEETSLFEDLKVILKCPKMPFINALIRSNRYLFH; this is translated from the coding sequence ATGAAACACTTCGATTACATTTTTACGGGTACAGGTTTAGCGGCATTAATGACAGTCTATAAAATGATTGAATCCGGAAAATTTACTGACAAATCTATTTTACTGATTGATGAAAACTCCAAAAAAGACAACGATAGAACTTGGTGTTTCTGGGAAACCGAAAATTCTATTTGGGAAAAAAGCATTTCTAAAAAATGGGAATCGGCTTTGTTTGGCAATGCCGACTTTAGTCGGAGTCTCGATCTAAAACCGTATGAATACAATATGGTAAAAGGATTGGACTTTTACAATCAAGTTTTTGAACTGATTTCGAAACAATCAAATATCACTTTTGCAAATGAAAAAGTGACCGACATCAACGAGCTCGAAAACCACGTATTTGTGGCTACGGAGAAAGAAAATTACACTTGCGAAAAACTTTTAAACAGCATTTACCGAAAATCGGAAGTAGAAAACCAAACCCAATATCCCGTTTTGCAACAACATTTTATAGGTTGGTTTATCAAAAGCAAAGAAGCCGCTTTCAATCCGGAGCAAGCCACTTTCATGGATTTCTCGGTTGCGCAAAAAGGCAACACCCGTTTTATGTATGTGCTGCCTAGCTCAAAAACAGAAGCATTATTAGAATACACCTTATTTTCACATCAATTATTAAAGAAAGAGGAATACGAACAGGAAATTGAAAAATACATTCAGAAACTGGGTATTCAAAATTATGAAATTACCGAAAAAGAACAAGGTAGCATCCCAATGACTTGCTATCCTTTTTGGAAAAAAAACACACAAAAAGTACTGAATATAGGCACTGCTGGAGGATGGACCAAAGCCAGTACGGGTTACACCTTTAAAAGTTCCGATAAAAAAACAACTCAATTAGTGGCTTTTTTACTGACAGAAACGGATCTTATAAAATTTCATAAAAAAACCAAATTCTGGTTTTATGACCTCTTGCTTTTGGATATTTTAGACCAAAAAAACGAATTGGGAGCCTCAATATTTTCGTCTATGTTCAAAAAAGGAAATCCTAGCTTGATTTTCAAATTTTTAGATGAAGAAACCTCATTATTTGAGGATTTAAAAGTGATTTTAAAATGTCCTAAAATGCCGTTTATAAATGCTTTGATACGTTCAAACCGTTATTTATTTCATTAA
- a CDS encoding TonB-dependent receptor has protein sequence MRNLILLFFIQITIASFAQTSIKGKVSSDGMPLQHANIVLKNIKKTTTSDKDGNFIIKNISNGNYEIHVSYTGFKSQTKTIIVSDTTEVFLDFDLQENNTLDEVVVTGTLKPVSRIESPVPVEVYKPVFFKKNPTANIFEALQNVNGVRPQLNCNVCNTGDIHINGLEGPYTLVLIDGMPIVSGLSTVYGLSGIPNSLLERIEIVKGPASSLYGSEAVGGLINIITKNPKNAAVFSADSFLTDWGELNVDLGFKAKIGKNTSLLTGINYFNYSNPIDNNNDNFTDLTLQDRISVFQKWNFNRKSNKLFSLAGRYFYEDRWGGELQWKKKYRGGTEVYGESIYTKRWELLGAYELPIAEKMLFSFSYTDHDQNSVYGAIPYLAKQRIGFGQLTWDKKIENHDLLFGTALRYQYYDDNTTATVKEDVNWIPSLFAQDEITFNENHKVLLGARYDYNRNHGSIFTPRLAYKWKINDNNILRFNTGTGFRIVNLFTEEHAALTGSRDVIVLEELKPERSFNANLNYLKKIYTKNGNFIGIETTAWYTRFSNSIIPDYDSNPNQIIYKNLDGYAVTKGISTNIDLVFNNGLKMIIGGTYMDVSKTENNTTTQQILTEKFSATWAISYRINKLFLDVDYTGNLYGPMRLPLLGELDPRKEYSPAWSIQNIQFTFNKFKNIEIYAGVKNLLDWTPNKGNPFIIARANDPFDKNVQFDANGNVQATPDNPYALTFDPSYVYAPNQGIRSFFGMRYTLK, from the coding sequence GTGAGAAATCTAATTTTGCTTTTCTTTATTCAAATCACTATTGCGTCATTTGCTCAAACCAGTATAAAAGGAAAGGTTTCTTCGGATGGAATGCCATTACAGCACGCCAACATTGTATTAAAAAACATAAAAAAAACAACCACAAGTGATAAAGACGGAAATTTTATAATTAAAAACATCTCAAACGGAAACTATGAAATCCATGTTTCTTATACCGGTTTTAAATCCCAAACAAAAACCATTATTGTTAGCGACACCACTGAAGTTTTTCTGGATTTTGATTTGCAAGAAAACAATACCTTAGACGAAGTGGTTGTAACAGGAACCTTAAAACCGGTTTCCCGAATAGAAAGTCCCGTTCCTGTTGAAGTTTACAAACCGGTATTCTTCAAGAAAAACCCAACGGCAAACATCTTTGAAGCCTTACAAAACGTCAATGGCGTGCGCCCACAACTAAATTGTAATGTTTGCAACACCGGCGACATTCACATTAATGGCCTTGAAGGCCCATATACCTTGGTTTTAATTGACGGAATGCCAATTGTTAGCGGACTTTCAACCGTTTACGGCCTTTCTGGAATTCCCAATTCTTTATTGGAGCGTATCGAAATAGTCAAAGGTCCCGCTTCGTCTTTATATGGAAGCGAAGCCGTGGGCGGATTAATAAATATCATTACCAAAAACCCAAAAAATGCCGCTGTTTTTTCTGCCGATTCATTTCTTACTGATTGGGGAGAACTCAATGTAGATTTGGGTTTTAAAGCCAAGATTGGCAAAAACACTTCCTTGCTAACCGGAATCAACTATTTCAACTACAGCAACCCGATTGACAACAACAACGATAATTTTACCGACTTAACCTTACAAGATCGAATTTCGGTTTTCCAAAAATGGAATTTTAATCGCAAAAGCAATAAATTATTTTCTTTGGCAGGGCGCTATTTTTACGAGGACCGTTGGGGAGGCGAATTGCAGTGGAAGAAAAAATACCGTGGTGGAACCGAGGTTTACGGAGAAAGCATTTACACCAAGCGTTGGGAATTACTTGGTGCCTATGAATTACCTATTGCCGAAAAAATGCTATTTTCCTTTTCCTATACAGATCATGACCAGAACTCGGTTTACGGAGCCATTCCCTACCTAGCCAAACAGCGTATTGGTTTTGGACAACTGACTTGGGATAAAAAAATAGAAAACCACGATTTGCTTTTTGGCACTGCCCTACGCTATCAATATTATGATGACAATACCACAGCAACTGTCAAGGAAGATGTGAACTGGATCCCGAGTTTGTTCGCTCAGGACGAAATCACTTTTAACGAAAATCACAAAGTACTTCTTGGCGCACGATACGATTACAACCGAAATCACGGCTCAATCTTTACACCACGCCTTGCCTACAAATGGAAAATAAACGATAACAACATTTTACGCTTTAACACCGGAACAGGTTTTAGAATTGTCAATCTTTTTACCGAAGAACATGCCGCTTTAACCGGATCTCGCGATGTAATTGTATTAGAAGAACTCAAACCGGAACGTTCTTTTAATGCTAATTTGAACTATTTGAAGAAAATCTACACCAAAAACGGCAATTTTATTGGTATTGAAACCACGGCTTGGTACACCCGCTTTAGCAATTCCATTATTCCGGATTATGACAGCAATCCTAATCAGATTATCTATAAAAACTTAGATGGCTACGCCGTTACCAAAGGAATAAGTACCAATATTGACTTGGTCTTCAACAATGGTTTAAAAATGATTATAGGCGGTACTTATATGGATGTTTCCAAAACCGAAAACAACACCACAACCCAACAAATCCTTACCGAAAAATTTTCGGCAACTTGGGCAATTTCATACCGAATCAATAAATTATTCTTAGATGTTGATTATACCGGAAATCTATATGGCCCAATGCGTCTGCCGCTTTTGGGTGAATTAGACCCGCGAAAAGAATATTCTCCCGCTTGGAGCATCCAAAATATTCAATTTACTTTTAATAAGTTTAAAAACATAGAAATCTATGCCGGTGTGAAAAATCTTTTGGATTGGACACCCAATAAAGGAAATCCATTCATAATTGCCAGAGCCAACGATCCATTTGACAAAAACGTACAATTTGACGCCAATGGAAATGTACAAGCTACACCTGATAATCCTTATGCTTTAACTTTTGATCCAAGTTATGTATATGCGCCAAATCAAGGAATTCGTAGCTTTTTTGGCATGCGTTATACTTTAAAATAA